The nucleotide window TCCTTTTCTATTTGCCCCAACATGAAGTCGGTGTCTGTGCTCCCTGCCTATTAAGATTAAAAAGACACCATGCGAGGCGGCCATGTTTGCTAATGTCTCGTCAGAGTCCTCTGCATGGATTTGCTGTAATTGGCTTGGTTTTTGTCGATGCAGGTTTATGATCAGGAATACACAGCACTGGTGGATGGAGTGGAGACAGACAGCCTGATGGAGATTGATCCTGTCCACCGTGTGGAGATCTTCAGGATGGGCAATGACACAGATGAAATCCTGGAGGTCCACGATTTCAAGAATGTGAGTTGACTTAATGTGGATTTAAGGGTATTACTATAACGTGACAGTGTAGGTGAAATGGTGAGTGTTGTGTAAGGGTTTTTTTTGTATGTAGAATACTGATTACATACTGTAAATCTGTGTCATTGCTTAAATCTTTCCAGCATTCCGCATTCTCAGTAGTATTTACCCAATTGAAAAAGCACCATTCTTCATTCTTGGCAACAGTGAATTCTTCTAAAATGACAAACCTccagaaacccccccccccccaccaacacacacacacacacacacacaaacactttctttattacattatctctgcctctctctctctctctctctctctccctctctcattccctgtCTCCCTTGCTGCTACTACCTGTAGCTCGCaatcctcctccactctcccctGCTAATTGTCCTCTCCCGCCACGGAGGCAAATCCACGCAGGAGATTTGCTTGAAGCCCCAGCTAGGGAGAGTTAGCAAGGCGGCAAGCGAGCAGAATCACTCAGACCCCGTTGTGATTAAAACGGCACAGCAGCGCCAGCACTaccacaacaacacaaacacacacactacataaagCGCCAGCAGTaccacaacaacacaaacacacacactacatttatTTGAAAGTTCTGCTGAGTCAAGATCAGGATTCCAAACTGATTTTCTGTCACGGAAGATTGTAGCAAGTCATAACACACTCCAAAGCTGCCTAAAACAATCTCTGGTGTGTCTAGAACATTGTGCTCCTGTAATGGAAATGGGGCCTGGTGAAGCCATTAAGACTCCAGGGCTGAAATCCCACAGTATTGTTGCAGGGAAATATTCTGAACAGCTACTTGGAAGCCTAGGTAAGCAAATTAGAGATAAGAATTTCACAATACTTTCGCAGAGACGAGCAACTATTGAGTGAACAGTGTCCCTTGTGACGCGAGAGCCTTGATGTACCAGACAGTATATAAGAAATGAGAGGTACTCGATACAAGGCACAACCTGAAGCAGTTCTTTACGTGTTTGTGTTATTGACTGTAAAACCCCACCAGAGACTGTGGTTTCCCTGCAAAATGAGACTTTGAGAACTTGCCTAAGCCCATCATATTGCCCATGACGTTGATGTATATTGATGAACTCCATTACTAAGGCAAGTCACCACCACCACGCATAATCATTTTCACATCGTTACGTCTCTGGACCAGGTAATGAACTAGACGGACACCATTACTCGTGAGGTGAAGCCAAAATGAGGGACTGGTGGAGTGATGATTGGCAGATGAGATGGAGGTAGAaaaggaggagggaagaggtgGTGGTGcttatgtttttatttggcACAAATGGGAATCATTAATGATGGGAGTCTCGTGTGATGGTGCCCTCGTTTGTTTGCCCCAATTAGTCACCTGAGCTGACTGGCATTCGCCGTGGCCACGCCCGCGGCAGGTGAGGAACGCAGCGGTGTTGTGCCGACGACGGCATAGCTAATCCCTTAACCTCCTACTGTAACGCCAATGCTCGCTGCTTCCAGTCAAATAATTATTCAATTGGAAAGCTATCTGGGGGAGTGGGAatgaggggatggggggggctGTGCCACGTTTTAATCCGAGCTGGGTCCAGGGCGTCCACTGTATTTCAGCGCTGTCGCCGAAATCACATCCTTTTCCCATTTCTTATCCAAGTAATGAAGTGTCTTTTCTTAATTTTCTGGTTGACCAGGCTCTGTAATCATTGCATCTCATCACAAGATTGTCCCTTCCGTTTGGTAGCAGCTCGCCATTACAGCAAATTGAACACCAACTCATCAAAATAATCTCAGGCATAAACATTATGCTTGCTACAAACAGCCAGCCcgccacccacccacacgctcacacacatacacatacacacacacctcatcaccCCCACTGGAGTAGCCGGGAATGTGACGGGCATCAGCTCTGTCCCGTGGTCTCCTCGGAGAGAGGTGTCTTGTCTTCATCACGCTGAGGCTTAAAGGACACTGTCGTAAATACAGACGTAATTAAATCGCGATTACATCGTTGATTTCCACGCTACGTCACGGCCCGCTATGCTGGTTACGTGCGAGTTTTCCCGTCGCTTGTTCTCATGGTACATTATATTCCGTGGCTAAGGACACTTGTTGGACTGCTGTCTGGTCTGCTCACAGTAGCCTAGCCAGCTCAGGATGGTTAAGGACACGCACCACGGTCCTGCAAAAGATCCACTTTAGATGTCTACACCTGAAagtgccccccctccctcttctctcttcctctctttctttctctatgtctctcattctttctcttttctttcattctctatctccttctcttctcttctcttctctggctCTAATCGAAAAGCACTGGCTCCTGTGCAGCAGTCAGTCACGAGTGTGTCTCGGGGTAAAAGCGGGTTCCTCACACGGCTGAGCAGATTAAATGAATGACGAGCGGAGGGCCTTGGAAAAGGTGGAATTCAGCGGGCTCAGTCTGCATGGCGATGGGGAGAGAAAACGCTGGAGAGTCTCTCAGCCCTGAATGGCTGAAGTGGCGTATTGATCAGGCTTTGCCCGCAGCCTGGAGATTTTGCCTACCTGATGCAGCAGCGTATTAGAGCCACAATACAGAAATGCATGCtagagtgcacacacagatatatagacagagagaaagaaagaaagagagagagagagagagggaaagagagagggagagagagagagagactctatctcacacacacatttacaagcACGGATTATCACACACACCTAGAGGAGATTAAGCTGTCGTCTTTTTCAAGGCAACAAAGGGTTTAATTTTCCACAGTGAATGCCTAGATGGCTCCTCGGAGGCACTATACCACTGCAATATTCAAACACAGTTTTTTCAGCGCCTGCCGTGCCGAGGCATCGCGGTTGGTGGGTGGGTGCTTGAGCTGTACAATGTGCCACTCACCGCATAactgctctgtgtgtttttctttccctctctctgttctgtttcAAGGGCATCACCGGGATCCGATTCTCCAAGCACCGGAGATGCTACATCAAGACGCAGGCCAAGGAGCTGCCTCCCATCGCAGACGCAGAGGCCGGGGATGTGGAGATCGAGGTAGCACCACACATTTGATCTTATCACAGAGCCCGTGTGCGTTACAGACACGAAATTCCATCTGGGActttaagctttttaaaagaAGGGGAATTTTTTTTATCATGAAACCACCAAGAGCCGCATGATAATGACCAAATATGGACGCTGGCTGTACTCTTACCCCCGTCTCTCATCATCTCCCTGAGCTTTTACACGTGGCGTGCGGCGTGTAGCCGTGAGTACGTGGTGCTCACGAATCCCATCACCTCCTTTGTGGTGGACATCAAAAGGTGTTTGCCGTCAATCTGGAGCTAATATTAATTTTTAATCATGTGCTCTGAAGGCTGAGCCAAAATAGccttaaggagagagagagtgtggggccCTGGGAAAGGTAAGCCATTAAAATGGTATTTGAAGATGTTTGCTCCGTAAATTTCAAGCTCCAGCCAGAGACCGCGGTAATTCATCTCGGCCCTGCCTCTGTGCTCCTGCTGCACagcggccgtgtgtgtgtgtgtgtgtgtgtgatgtttggaACTCAGGGTGCACgtacgtgagagagagagagagacagagagagagagagagagagagatagcaagaggcaaaatcccattgatcaaaACTTCCCATTTATCCATGACAGAGCCAAAATggcagcacgtgtgtgtgtggcccaccATGGAGATGAGTCTCTCACATATGATGTCGGCCTCCGTCATATTCCCCTTCGGACATTAGCGGGATGAGGAGGCGGAGTAGGGGAAAGGAGCAAGCCAAGCAACAGTGACAAATCTGCTGGTCCGTTTTAGTGGctcataaaaaaagaaaaagaaaacatcgCTCGCCTCATTGTTGTGCCAGCTCTCCAATATCCTCTCTGACTTTTACGACAGAAGGTAGAGGAAGACGGGAGGGGAAGTGAGGGGAGTGGTgtgtacacacgtgtgtgtgtgtgtgtgtgagtgagtgtgagtgtgtgtgtgtgtgtgtgtgtgtgtgtgtgtgtgagtgtgtgtgtgtgtgtgtgtgtgagtgtgtgtgtgtgtgagagagtgtgtgtgtgtgtgtgtgtgagagtgtgtgtgtgtgtgtgtgtgtgtgtgtgtgtgtgtgtgtgtgtgtgtgtgagtgtgtgtgctgaggaggCCCGTGCTCTACCAACTATACCCCTCCCCCCAATGCCTCATCTTTTTAATGTCTGGTCCATGTTTACGGATGCTAATTGCCCAGCAAGCGCCATATGTCGCCGccattttttctcccttttttgcACATTGTGAGACCTAATTAGGCTTCTCTGTTAAGCCATATTCCACAGATGTGGAGTCAATCAGAGCAGGCGCGGGGTTGAAGCCACCGGGGTTGAGGGACTCAcaaggagagacacagagagagagagagagagagagagaagaagattgaggagagaagagtggtgtgctctgtgctgtggagagaggaggaagagagagacacacatggcACAGGATTAGGCAAGGCTGTGGAAAGCCCTGCATCAaactggatagagagagagacagagagagagggagagagagagacagagagagagggagagagagacagagagagagggagagagagaaagagtaactGCAAGGGGGCGAATGAGAGGACCACAGTGGGGATCGGCCATCAGACAGAGGCTGGGGATGTTCATTGGAGAGGCCGCACTCCGGggcctgacccccccccccactctggCCCAGCATGCCGGAGAGCGCGTGGAGTTCACCACAATGCGGAGATGGACGTCCGGCAGGGGCCACGCCGCAGACAGCACGCGTGGCCGTGAGACGTGCCGGGCCGCCTGGGGGGTGCGACATCTCGGCTCCGCCGTCGTCTTGTCCATCCCCGGCCTCGGTCGGCCGCGGCGTCCTAGCTACTGCTGAGTGCCACCGGGCCCGCTCACGTCTGCCCGCCACTGGCAGGATCGGGTGACAgcgggagggaggaggaggaggaggaggaggaagaggaggaggaggcgagcGGAGACGAGAGCAGCACATCACAAAGCCCTGCTGGAGCCCAGCCATGAAGCGTCTCACTGTCACTCGCACGCAGAACAGAGACACGAcaaggaggacgaggaggaggatgtAGACAGACAAAGCAACAGCATGCATGcagcaactctctctctctctctctctctatccctccatatcttctccctctctatatcttctctctctcactctttctttgtcACCCTCTTTCCCTGCCCTCCtcaatcctctctctctgtgttccttCATGTGACTGTCtgtcccattttttttttcactctctctctctctctctctctctatcctccccattctgtacacactctctctgtttccttctttcttcttcactctctcatccttcttctccaccctctccctgtctccattcatcttctctctctctctctctctctgtccccctctccctctgtgtttgCAAACCCAGAAGAAGTAAACAATGGCATTATTAGCTCATGGAGCCTGCCAGCCACAGgacatggaagagagagagagtgtgtgtgtgtgtgtgtgtgtgtgtgtgtgtgtgtgtgtgtgtgtgtgtgtgtgtgtgtgtgtgtgtgtgtgtgtgtgtgtgtgcatgggagagagagcattcCCACACCAAGTGCAGGGCGGAAACAATGCAGCCGATGGAGGAACTGCAAAGGACCGATAAGGAAAATAAACTAGCCTCAAGAGTAAAACCAGGTGACAAATATGAATTGTTtgcagccagtgtgtgtgtgtgtgtgtgtgtgtgtgtcttgtgctggtgtgtgtgtgtgttctcctctctccctcactttctcttgcCATTTTtcgatttatttaaaaaaatgatgAAGTCAGTCATCCTCGCTTCTCTGCCCATGTCCTGCTCGCtgtgccacgccacgccacgccacgccacgccacgccacgccacgccacgccgcaccgcaccgcaccgcaccgcgcCACGTACCGCACCGCGCCgcgccgcaccgcaccgcaccacgcCGCACCGCGCCACGCCgcgccgcaccgcaccgcaccgcaccgcggTCAGcacgcaccgcaccgcaccgcaccgcaccgcaccgcggTCAGCATGCACCGCCGGCCGCATGAATGTATATAACAGCATATAGCCGCTCAGAGGAAatggctcagagagagagagagagagagagagagagagagagagagagagagaccggggTGGCACGCCCTATGGTTGAACTGGACGAGATCTGTGGCATCAGATTCTCAGTGGCACGCGTTGGGCTATGCGCGTTGCCAACGTTACCGCAGCAGGGATCCATTCAGTGTCGAGGTGATGGCTGTGCAAGAGTGCGTTGCACGTGGAGATAAAATGCGCTGGCTTTTTCCTGATCATCTCGGCGGCGCTGTAAAATCAGCAGGGGCTGTAAAGCTCAGACGAGTCACGGCCACCTGCTGAGCCCACGTTGATAATAGTGTGTTtaacccctccaccccctttTGTCTGCTGCGAGCCCAAAAGGTCAAGAGTTCAAAAAACACTGTAGTTATTTAGGCAGCACCCCACAAGTTGTTTTCTTTTGAGTGTTTGGTTGTTAAAGAGGAGTTCTGACATTAGAAAACATGTCGGCTGAACCAGCTCAATGTTTTAAGATGAATTTCACACTTTTACTTCACACTGACCTCCAGAACTTCCTTAaggttctctctccctctctctccttccttctctctctctctctaattttATTGAGGTCACTATTTACTTCAGTGCTAATGTTGTTGGTGCTGACTTGTCCACCGTGACCTCTATATTTACAGTGTAAGGGGAGGCTTACCTTGTCTTAGACATTAAAGCAGGCCAATTAgaatctaaaaaaaaataaaaatacagcaCGTTCACGCTATTGGCCCTGATTATAATTTCAAAGGTcgaagaaaaagggagagagagagagagagagagagagggagagagagagagggagggagggagagagtgagagagaggagagagagagagctggcacGTGGTGCACAGCTGTCCTCAGAGTCTTCATTAGTGGCGTGATGTGTCCAGTGCCTGGACAGGGAGGTGGGGGTGTAGAgggtggaagggggggggggggggtggacactGGTCGGGAAGTGTGTCAAAGAGCTAGCCGAGCATGGCGCGGTACCGGGGGCGAGGGTGTCGGGTTCTAATCAGGCAGAACCAAAGTGGGTTCTTTCTCACCACAGGTCAGTGGGGTGTCACTTTGCAAACAAACAAGATGCGGCAGAAGAGATACATTCCAATACAGCAAGAACAGCAGGGTGGGgaaaacaacagagagagagagaaagagagagagagaaagagagagagagagagagagagagagacaatcagggaaagaggaagaggggaacggggaaaagtgaaaaaagagagaaagaagtggctggaaaaagagagggggacataGAATAGAGGGCTGGAATAGAGTTCAtttggagaaggagaaggacagagagagagtagggagagagagagagagagagagtagggagagagagagagagagagagagagagcacaagccAAAAGTAAATGATCGTAGCTTTTCTCCATAGCCGTAGGACTTGACATCGAGCTTAACTAATGTGCAATTAAGCCACAGACTGGGAGAAAATCACCTTGAAAAAACATTTGTCAAGTCGACCATTTCTTCATCTCTGTTCTCTGTGCTAATTAACATGGGAATATGAAGTCTATTTGTTTGCCTATGTGATTACATACAGAGCagccaaacaaacacattaGTATAAACTGGGGGATGCCTTGCCCAGGCCTATTTTTATACGTCTCTATTAGATGTAAAATGATGTGCCATCCCTATCATTAAGCAATAATAgtttactttacagctcatgaaCTACAGAATCAACAAATTAAGCATATTAATAGACCCATATCAtatcatcgtgtgtgtgtgtgtttgtgcatgcgtgcgtgtttctctctctctctctctctctttctgtctctctgtgtgtgtgtgtgtgtttgtgtatgcaagaCTTGTCCATCCAGACATGTCATATTTAACAACATATCACTCTTCCATAGTatatgtattaaaaaaaaaaaaaagcagaggaGACCATGAAACATCATGAAAGTCAAATCAGATTCCCAGCCGTCTGCTCTCAGAATGAAAATGCTCTGCCCACCACAGATAACTAGAGGACGAGAGGCGAGGGAAGGTGGGAGGCGCGGGGGGGCGGGTGATGGGCTGAGACTGGACGCTTGAAAGCAGACGAGGGCAGAGAGGCATTTTTGGACTTTATGCGAGGGTCAAGCTGTATTGAAGTTGCGTTGCAGCGGGTTTAAGTCCTTTCCAGTTCCACTCTGAGGACTGGCAGGGCAGCTGGATGAAAGCCTGAAGGCCACACTACTCCCCTGTGGGGAGGAGAGCTTGAGCAGTGCATGCAGAGGAGCGTTGGGTGAGTGGGGAAAAAAGGCTAAAAATCtaagtgcctctgtgtgtgtgtgtgtgtgtgcgcgcgtgcgtgcgtgcgcgtgtacgCTCGTTCTTTCAGGTTGGGGAGCTGGAGACTGTGGACGTGAAGGTGGAGGACTCGCAGGTGTGGGTTCCGTCCGAGGAGCCCATTACCAACCACGCCTTCCTCCTGGAGTCCAAGATCTGGGAGGTGTGCCGGGAGCTGCCCATCCACTGGATCCACCCCGCGCCACTccgaggtacacacacacacacacacacacacacacacacacacataggtgcaTCCCATGTCCACTTGAATAAAGAAGACTTCTCAAGGACACTCAAAATACCCCaggaaaatgcaaaacaaacccaATCTTATTATGAGTTTCTACAAGATGGGAGTTTGGCTTTTTTTACTATGATTACTATGATTAGAATGTTGCCATTCTCCAAATCATAATTTCCTAGTTTCAAACAGCCACCTCTCATCAAAGATTGCACATGCAGCCCTAAGACAATGTTTCTCCTCCTTGTAGTGAGCATGAGTAAGAGACATGGGCAGATTTAATAAGGAGTTTTctgggaggttttttttttgtattaaccTCCAACACTATTCCAGCAGCCCCACCCAAGCCAATAGTGgtaattttgtttttgctttctCAGTAGAAAAATATAGTATATAAAAGCCATCAAACGATAGCAAAGTTACATTGTTGAGAAATATTAGCTCATCTAACGTTATTTTCTATACCTAATCCTATGTTACCTTTGGCCTCATTGTCAGCTGCTTCACAACAATTTGCTATCTTATTATCTTAATGAGTTAGATTTGGCGATAAAACACAATTTACACAATGTAACACCACAAGTTGTCTTACTAAGGTATACAAAAATAATGTGACCACCAAGACATTAACTTACAGCACCTAATGCGGTGAACTGTAATGTGCCACTTGAGGTTTGTGGTATTCTTACCAGCATGTCTGCATTTTCTCGCTTCTGACATAACGATGCATTTCGTTTTAATCTCTCAGCCTCATTAAACCCAAGTATCAGCTTGTTTTTCTCACCAAACGGTGTATTTAATATGATCTTTCTAATATATAGTAAAGTAGTTGAAAGGTTAATATAAGCTTGCACTTCACTGTGCTAGGCCTGATATGCTTTGTACACAGCAGAGGAAATGAAACTGTTGAATAGAACACCCATTAAACTGGATATTTGGTTGTTGATGTGTacatatttcttttttattatttgaaaTTAAAACACTACAACTTAAACCTTTATGGGGGTTCAACGCACTAGAAAAACCCACCCACCATCCATCTCATGCCTTtgagctcagctgtgtgtgcaGACTGTCTCTTATCCACTCAGCCCAAGTTCACACAGACTAATTAATTTCTTGACCATGTAAAAGTAGCAATTGACCTATTTTGCCAGGGAGCCGCAGCAGAAAGCGGAGCATCCGCCGCCCGTCTCGGGAACGATCCGCTGCCCCCAGCCATGCCCGTCGGAAATCGACCCCGAGATCCAACGGAAAAAACTGCTGTGCTAATAACTTCCAGAAAGTAATCATCCAACAAGGCCTTTATGTACATGACAAGGCTCCCAGTCCTCCAGGGAGGCTTTGTCAGACAGAGTGtctgatgtgtggatgtgatCTGAGTATGAGTGTCTCTTTCCCCcgcttattctctctctctctctctgtctctttctctctctcccctctctctctctctctctctgtctctttctctctctcccctctctcagaGGCTGAGTTCCATGACGTGGAGGACGTGGAGGACACGCCCGATGAGGACGCCCGAGGTCAACGCAAGGCCAGGGACGTCTTGGATCACGTGGCAGTGAACGACTATGTGAGTAGCCGACTACCCGAAACCACTATCCGTTGACCAACCACAGCAATctaaccctcccccccccccccccaacacacacacacacacacacacacaattaacccCCCCATTCCTCCCCCTTTTCTTCATCCGGTTTAAATCAGCCATTAATCTATGCAGCATTGCAAGACTTGAAACGGAATTTGCAGACTACAGGGCATTGCAATTGCTCTATATATCTGTTTAAATGAGGCCAGCTCACTTAAGACTCCCCTTAATGTCTTCCCATTAATTGAGAGGGGTGTTTAGTCTTCAAAGGCAGCTCTGCATCTCCCTCAAGCTTTCGCTGAAACCTTTCTTGTTTCTTCTAGCcccttgtttatttattttttcccctcttctggTGGATACAGGGCGCCTCTTTAAGGTTATTCgttaatgaattaattaatttattaacGTTACCCTTAATTATGAACGTCGAGGATAAATAACCACCGACCGAAGCGTTTGGATGTAAATTACCCTCGACTCACCTGTGCTCGTGTGCAAGTGTTAATGGCTGTCCCGTCGTTAGCGGTCAGGGACAGACACCCACATGGGCTCAACTGGCGATTGACTCTCCCCGTCCCCAGTCCCCCACTCTAAACAGAGGGGCATGAGGGAGAAGCGGAGATGAAAGAGGCAGGAAATAAGACCATTTATCTGCAGCCTCCCAGGGACACCTGAGTCCGACACTAGCAccactgcctcctcctcctcctcctcctcccgtgtccctccttctctcccataTCCACAGCTTCAATGTTCCGTCTAATTAAAGCAAAACCCACAGATGAAACgtctctttttcctcctctctccatccctccgccctcctctctccatccctccgccctcctctctctctctatctctctttttcataTGTCCTATTTCTATCAGCCCTTTATGACTCGCCAGTCCATCCCCTTCCAACACCTTTCCCAGCCAAGTTCCGTCTGTGGGTCGAACGATAGCAAAAGctttggtgtgtggtgtgtttgtggtgtgtgtgtggtgtggagggGTGATTGCTAGGGGGTGAAGTGACTCTGCCAGTAATTGGGAGTCGGATGTCACTGGTTGACGAGGAGAAAGTATATTTGCATTCTGCGTGATTCTTTAACCATCAGCACCACAGTTGGTTGCTCATGCCACCTCCAAtgagagcaaaagaaagaaagtctTACTTCCCTCTCCTACCGCAGTCTTTGTTCTAGATATTCTACTTTTCCTCGCCCACCTCTCTGGCCGTCTCTAGTATAAATAACCACTGAGCGTGGTGCTTCAGAGTCGTGAGGTTTACAAGGCTGACCTTTGGCCGCGTCTGCCACAGTGATGTGCCACAGCACGGCGCTGGTCGCGGCGATCCCTCAGACTTAATAACTATCATCCGACGCGCCCGAGAAATTGCATCATGATCCTTGACCCACATTCTGCAGATAAGCCTCTCGGACAAGCAGGCCGACCGGCCAGTCCGCCTTCAGACTTTAGGCAAATTGATTCCTGATTGGCTATCTGAAGGGAGTTGATGGACCACTGCGTGACCCGCGCGCCTTGGCCTGGGATGTTATTATCAAATGGAATAGTGATCAAACACCCGGCGCCTGTGCAAGGgcccctcttacacacacacacacaagggcccCTCTCTGGACGGACGCTGGCCCCCATCAAAGCTTTTGGagaccctctcctctcctctcctctcctctgcacacATTCTGAACTGCCATTCATAGAGAGCATGTAGAATGGAGTAGAGTGTAAATGAAACGTTGGGGGAAACGGCTCCGTTATATCTTACGCAGAGTTGTTCACCTGCAGGTTCCCAGAG belongs to Alosa sapidissima isolate fAloSap1 chromosome 20, fAloSap1.pri, whole genome shotgun sequence and includes:
- the tnmd gene encoding tenomodulin; the protein is MESSTQSHSQQTLWKDVEEGKDKKARHQCYQRAAIALSLMFLLLTVGVFSLRHFWNPTLGKVYDQEYTALVDGVETDSLMEIDPVHRVEIFRMGNDTDEILEVHDFKNGITGIRFSKHRRCYIKTQAKELPPIADAEAGDVEIEVGELETVDVKVEDSQVWVPSEEPITNHAFLLESKIWEVCRELPIHWIHPAPLREAEFHDVEDVEDTPDEDARGQRKARDVLDHVAVNDYREIGLELTNALDEQGYCCQHCRRGYRHCQRYHEPLGGYWPYPYYYQGGRVICQIIMPCNWWIARMLGRV